Proteins from a single region of Gorilla gorilla gorilla isolate KB3781 chromosome 16, NHGRI_mGorGor1-v2.1_pri, whole genome shotgun sequence:
- the LOC101126792 gene encoding LOW QUALITY PROTEIN: unconventional myosin-Vb-like (The sequence of the model RefSeq protein was modified relative to this genomic sequence to represent the inferred CDS: substituted 1 base at 1 genomic stop codon), with the protein MKTCTFFVVIEQFCIQIMEALKATEDLHEEAAKALAQSERKRHEFNRQVTVQWKEKDFQGMLECHKEGEALLILNLVTDLKPQMLLDTVPCLPAYILYMCIRLTDQTNDDLKVHSLMTSTTNGIKKVLKKHSDDFEMMSFLLSNTCHLLHCLKPYSGDEGFMTQNTAKHNEHCLKNFDLTEYRQVLSDLSIQIYQQLFKIAEGVLQPMIVPAMLENESIQGLSGVKPTGSQKHSCSMADEDNSYRLEAIIRQMNAFHTVTCDQGLDPEIILQVFKQLFYMINAVTLNDLLLQKDVCSWSTGMQLRYNISELEEWLWGRNLHRSGVVQTMEPLIQAAQLLQLKKKTQEDAEAMCCLCASLSTQQIVKILNLXPPPNEFEEQVTAAFIQTIQAQLQEQNDPQQLLLDAKQMFPVLFPFHPSSLTVESIPACLNLEFLSEVDACLV; encoded by the coding sequence GAAGCTCTAAAAGCAACTGAAGATTTACATGAAGAAGCTGCCAAGGCGTTGGCCCAGAGTGAGAGGAAGCGCCATGAGTTCAACAGGCAGGTCACAGTTCAGTGGAAAGAAAAGGATTTCCAGGGCATGTTGGAGTGCCACAAAGAGGGCGAGGCCCTCCTCATCCTCAACCTGGTGACAGACTTGAAGCCCCAGATGCTGTTGGACACAGTGCCCTGTCTCCCCGCCTACATCCTCTACATGTGCATCCGGCTCACGGACCAAACCAACGATGATCTCAAGGTGCACTCCCTGATGACCTCCACCACCAACGGCATTAAGAAAGTCCTGAAGAAGCACAGTGATGACTTTGAGATGATGTCATTCTTGTTATCCAACACCTGCCACCTTCTTCACTGTCTGAAGCCGTACAGCGGGGATGAGGGCTTCATGACTCAGAATACTGCAAAGCACAACGAACACTGCCTTAAGAACTTTGACCTCACCGAATACCGTCAGGTACTGAGCGACCTTTCCATTCAGATCTACCAGCAGCTCTTTAAAATTGCCGAGGGTGTGTTACAGCCGATGATAGTTCCTGCCATGTTGGAAAATGAGAGCATTCAGGGTCTATCTGGTGTGAAGCCCACTGGCTCCCAGAAGCACTCCTGCAGCATGGCAGATGAGGATAACTCATACCGCCTGGAAGCTATCATCCGCCAGATGAATGCCTTTCATACAGTCACGTGTGACCAGGGCTTGGACCCTGAGATCATCCTGCAGGTATTCAAACAGCTCTTCTACATGATCAACGCAGTGACTCTTAATGACCTGCTCCTGCAGAAGGACGTCTGCTCTTGGAGCACAGGCATGCAACTCAGGTACAATATAAGTGAGCTTGAGGAGTGGCTTTGGGGAAGAAACCTTCACCGGAGTGGAGTAGTTCAGACCATGGAACCTCTGATCCAAGCAGCCCAGCTCCTgcaattaaagaagaaaacccaggagGATGCAGAGGCCATGTGCTGCCTGTGTGCCTCTCTCAGCACCCAGCAGATTGTCAAAATTTTAAACCTTTAGCCTCCCCCGAATGAATTTGAAGAACAGGTAACAGCAGCCTTTATACAAACGATCCAGGCACAACTACAAGAGCAGAATGACCCTCAGCAACTGCTATTAGATGCCAAGCAAATGTTtcctgttttgtttccatttcatcCATCTTCCCTAACCGTGGAGTCAATCCCAGCATGTCTCAATCTGGAGTTCCTCAGTGAAGTAGATGCATGTTTAGTCTGA